The Timaviella obliquedivisa GSE-PSE-MK23-08B genome window below encodes:
- a CDS encoding transposase: protein NKDYEHLPQTSETLIYLAMIRIMVRRLA from the coding sequence GAACAAAGATTATGAACACCTTCCGCAGACCTCAGAGACTCTGATCTATCTGGCGATGATCCGGATTATGGTGAGGCGATTGGCGTAA